The genomic interval AACACGAGACCAAGGAAAGTGCTTGGATTTAAAACCCCGGAGGAATTTATCCGTGAGTATCGTTAAGCTATGTCGCACTTCAAACTTGAAGCTACGTAATTTTACTGTTGTTTTTAATTCTTTCTATATGTTCTGAAAATTCGCTCCATAAGCTAGATAAATAAAATCTTAAAAAATATCGAAGGAGTTTGTTTCTGAGCGTTTGATATTCATGCTTTCGTTTTTGAATGTTGTCTAATAATTCTTGTTCATCAAAAATTTCATACACAGGTGGTATAGGTGACATTAAGTTTGGATAGCAGTAAGGACCTACATAATTAAAAAAAGCAGTTTCAACGACAGCTAATGGGAAATGAGATACCACCTTGTGAATATATTCATAAGGTGGTTCAGCTTCGGCAAATAGGTAAGATAGAGCTACATATAAGTCTTTTTCTGTTACTTGATGTTCCATTTAGAAAACTCTTCTAATTCATCATCAAATTCATCAGCTACCGATGAGCCAATCAAACTTCCGGCTATTGAACCGGCCAACATAATTGCTATGGCACATACAGGTGCGCCCGGACCACAAATAGTTGATACAGACAAACTAGCCAGCCAGCCACCGACCAAGCCAGAACCAACAGTTATGCCTTGTTTCATTGTTTCTTTGGTTTTATTTTCGGCTGATGCTATTTCTGCTGCAGCTAGAGCTATAGTTATTACAATTCCAACTTTCCCCATTATACGTAGTCGTTTTGTCGCGGCGGTGACACTTGCTCTATCTCGTGCTGATGATTCTATTATTGAATAATATACTTTTGATTGCTCAGCAGCAGTTAACGCAGAGAATTCTTTTGAAAATAGAGATTGTGCATATTTGTCGAGCAATTTAGCAAATGAGGGTGGTTTGCTTTTTAATTTTTCAGCTACAGCTAATCCTTGCGCTGATGTATATGCTCGGTGTTCGGCCATTATTTTGTTGCGCATGTCATAGCAAAACTCTGCTGCTTCTTTGACTGTGATTTTCTTTGTCGAAAGCTCAGCCTTCACTTCTGTAACGATTCTATTGATATTCGATTTATAACTGGCTCTAACATTAGCGTCATTAATTGCATCTACAGAAAATTTTACTGCGGCTGATTCTAAGGCTGATATAGCAGCATCAACAACTTTCGGATCTTCAATAGGATGTGATTGTTTTGCCTGA from Tolumonas lignilytica carries:
- a CDS encoding DUF7079 family protein, encoding MEHQVTEKDLYVALSYLFAEAEPPYEYIHKVVSHFPLAVVETAFFNYVGPYCYPNLMSPIPPVYEIFDEQELLDNIQKRKHEYQTLRNKLLRYFLRFYLSSLWSEFSEHIERIKNNSKIT